The following are encoded in a window of Acetomicrobium sp. S15 = DSM 107314 genomic DNA:
- a CDS encoding phosphoribosylformylglycinamidine synthase subunit PurS, translating into ARRRAEAMCSDLLVNDLIEEYSLVVEEEWK; encoded by the coding sequence GCACGCCGACGAGCGGAGGCGATGTGCAGCGATCTGTTGGTCAACGACCTCATAGAGGAATATTCTCTGGTGGTGGAGGAAGAATGGAAATGA